From the Amblyraja radiata isolate CabotCenter1 chromosome 14, sAmbRad1.1.pri, whole genome shotgun sequence genome, one window contains:
- the csta gene encoding cystatin-A produces MDQQQQQKEQKPQICPGGISEQKPVTPEIQSIANAVKIDVEKQLKRTFDVYVVVAYRTQVVAGTNYSFKIHGGKDEYLHVKVYEKLPHEGSVRSVTSATDGHSLDDAF; encoded by the exons ATGGATCAGCAACAGCAACAGAAGGAGCAGAAGCCACAGATATGCCCCGGGGGGATAAGCGAGCAGAAGCCGGTCACCCCCGAGATACAGTCCATCGCCAATGCC GTGAAGATTGATGTTGAAAAGCAACTTAAGAGAACATTTGATGTATATGTGGTCGTAGCCTACAGAACGCAAGTTGTAGCTGGTACCAATTACTCGTTTAAA ATCCACGGTGGCAAAGATGAATACCTCCATGTAAAAGTGTATGAAAAGCTTCCTCATGAAGGAAGTGTCAGATCTGTGACCTCTGCCACGGATGGCCATTCGCTTGACGACGCATTCTGA